From a region of the Hippopotamus amphibius kiboko isolate mHipAmp2 chromosome 3, mHipAmp2.hap2, whole genome shotgun sequence genome:
- the LOC130848474 gene encoding ADP-ribosylation factor-like protein 6-interacting protein 6 → MSVNEAEDNSWGEGEVDEEEGCDRVARDLRAEFSAGASSEPRRDSLLRPDEDASPVLPDKRNGIFSADAGGRTQARRWPLQVLSILCSLLFAILLAFLLAITYLIVKELHAENLKNEDDIHTGLLGFWTLLIISLTAGFSCCSFSWTVTYFDSFEPGMFPPTPLSPARFKKLTGHSFHMGYSMAILNGIVAALTVAWCLM, encoded by the exons ATGTCGGTGAATGAAGCAGAGGACA ACAGCTGGGGTGAGGGTGAAGTCGACGAGGAGGAGGGATGCGACCGAGTGGCGCGTGACCTGCGGGCTGAGTTCTCGGCCGGGGCGTCGTCGGAACCTAGAAGGGACTCACTACTTCGGCCAGATGAGGACGCGTCTCCCGTCCTGCCCGATAAGCGCAATGGCATTTTCTCGGCGGATGCGGGCGGCCGAACCCAGGCTCGGCGTTGGCCGCTCCAGGTCCTCTCAATTCTCTGTTCGCTGCTGTTTGCCATCCTCCTCGCCTTCCTTCTTGCCATCACCTACCTGATCGTAAAAGAGTTACATGCTGAAAATTTGAAGAATGAAGATGATATACACACTGGACTGTTAGGATTCTGGACTCTACTTATAATATCCCTAACTGCCGGATTCTCCTGCTGCAGCTTTTCTTGGACAGTGacttattttgattcttttgaaCCAGGAATGTTTCCTCCTACTCCTCTTTCACCTGCCAGGTTCAA GAAACTGACTGGACATTCTTTCCACATGGGCTATAGTATGGCAATTTTGAATGGCATTGTAGCTGCTCTTACTGTAGCTTGGTGCCTCATGTAA